In Mustela erminea isolate mMusErm1 chromosome 7, mMusErm1.Pri, whole genome shotgun sequence, the genomic stretch CGAGGAGTTCCCGCTGACGCGCCTGGGCCAGCTCAAGGCCTGCACCAACTTCGACGACATCCTCAACGTGTGCGATGACTACGACGTGACCTGCAACGAGTTCTTCTTCGACCGCCACCCGGGCGCCTTTGGCACCATCCTGACCTTCCTGCGGGCGGGCAAGCTGCGCCTGCTGCGCGAGATGTGCGCCCTGTCCTTCCAGGAGGAGCTGCTGTACTGGGGCATCGCCGAGGACCGCCTGGACGGCTGCTGCAAGCGCCGCTACCTGCAGAAGATCGAGGAGTTCGCCGACGTGGTGGAGCGCGACGATGATGATGAGCCGCTGTCCAGCGAGGACCCCGACAGCGAGGGCCCGGCCCAGGGCGAGGGCCGCCTGGGCCGCTGCATGCGGAGACTGCGCGACATGGTGGAGAGGCCGCACTCGGGGCTGCCCGGCAAGGTGTTCGCCTGCCTCTCGGTGCTCTTCGTCACCGTCACGGCAGTCAACCTGTCCATCAGCACCCTGCCCAGCttgcgggaggaggaggagcaggtaaGAGCCACAGCTGTGTGCGGGGGAGGCTCGCTGCCGCTGCCGGGAGGGAGAGTCTCTGAGTCCAGGAGACAAAACAGTCTGCTGGACCCCTCTCTCTGGAAGTCCGCCTCCTTCATGCCGGCGCGGTCACCTCCAccaggaggccttccctgactgcGCCGGCTGAGCAGAATCTCCAGTCCCTTCTGACGTCCCCTTTACACGTGTGTTGTCCACCTCTACCTTCAAACACGAGCTCGGTGCCTGTCGTGGTCTGTGTTGTGCCTCCAGGGTCTAGAACAGTGTGGAGCATGGAGGAGGCCCTCAGCCGCTCTGTGGAAGGAGCAGATGAGTGAGTCCGGGAATGATGTGATGTTTATTGTGCCTGCCCCTGAGCCAAACACCGACTACATCAAGAATTATCTCACCCACATGAGCCCTATCTCAAGCTTCCTAATTCccttgtttaaaaatattccagatattttctgggttttgcatataatttttattgacagctgtgcatgtgtgcatgtgtgctcaaATAGCGAACATCTCTGTGTTAAGCAAGAGGATGTAAAATGTTTACTCCATGGCCTGGCCGAGGTGTGAGCTCCGTTCTCAGGGGTAGCACTCGGCAGGCAGCTACCAGCAGCCAGGGGCTGGGCCGTGGTTCTCTCTACAGCTTATATTCTCAGTGACTCCCAGCAACCCTAAACGGGAAGCGTTCTCATACCCAGCTGGCGGATGGGAACAGTGAGGCAAGGCAGCATGCCCAGACACAGGTCTGCCTGAGTCCAGGGTCTGTGTTCTTGAACAAAAAAGTACGGGTCCCACATGGTAGCCTGGACTTCATATACCCCCACAGAAGTGTGTGATTGGCCCACCCTGTGCTCCCTAAAAATTTCACTTGGTTGCCAATATTCAAAAGTAAAGCAtcttgcatttaaaaattcaaactctCAGCTCCTCAAAATGTATATGGTCAGGTCCCCTGGCCTGCTGTCCACACAGCAGCTCTGGGTGGGAGCTGAGTCTGTGGGAAATATGTGCTCCCTAGTTCAGCTTCCTAATATATGAGACTTTTGGGCATTTAAGTTGGGAGCTTTTCCccacatgggggtggggagggggggcatgGCAGGTTCTAGAAGCAAGTGTTAAGACAGACCAAAACATTCAGACAAGTACAAATTATATAAGCAATGGAGAAATAGGTATGGCTGTATGAACTCAACATGAATATCATGCCGGCCAGCATTTATTGAGCGCTGGCTGTGTACCCTGCATGTGCTGAGTGCTTCACAGGAACTCTCTGATGGAACATTGGTACCTCTCACCAGGCGAGGGTTTTTCCACATACAAATATAATGCAGGAACAGGTGGCAATGGCTATTGCATTTATAACACATGGAGAGGGGATGGGTTTCTGACACTtttttatacacagatttttaaagtattaaagaaGTAACACTCAaccagtaaaattaatttttgatgaGAAGGGGGAGTGATGAGGAGGGCGGAGCTAGAGCCCAGTGGCCTGAATTTGAATCCCACGTGTCCACTCTGGCTGCACATCTGTGGGCAagttaccctctctgtgcctcagtttcctcacatggCCAGGGGGGCTGCACCAAGTCTCACTTCACAGTGTTGTGAGGAATCAGTGAGTGATTCCCTAGGAAGTGTCCAGAATAATGGCCAGCGCTGGAGCGTGCAGGCAGTGCTAACCATCAGGGGACGTGCACCCgccaaagaaagagagaggaaatgttTGTCATTTGAGACCTTCTGGAAGTACCTGCACACAGTATAAATTTTTTCTTGGCTCAGCATGGGCAATCCTGACTTTatcaggaaaatattaataaagctaCTGTTTTAGTCACCTTCTGacacttgcttttttttattttaagcacacTTGGGTTTTTTCTTGATTCAGTGATAACGCTGTTCTTTGACTTCATTTTGGAGACCAGTGGGGTTCACTGTTTCACTTGCTCCTTGAGCACACATTCGAGGGCCCGCTGTGTTCAGGCATTGCCTGGCATGCAGGGGGACCAGAACAAGTTCCAGCTGCAAGGACTTCAGGTCCCATGGAGGAGGGTCAGTGACACCCCTGTGACCATAAGTGTGAGTCACAACTGAAGGGGGCTCTTATGAGAGGCCCATCAACTGTGTTGGGGATACGAGGAGGAGGCCCACTCCAGGAAGGCCTCTTAGAGGAGGAGGCTTCCGATTCCAGAGGGCTGAAACCTCATGGCCCACCGAGTGCTAGTTCATTTCTGCAGCCTCTAACTTATTCCTAGAGAGAGAGCTGCTAGCAGGGCTCTCATAGAACCCAGCTGTGCCCAGGAATGACAGATGCCCCAGGCTAAAACCACGTGTGCCTTTCTGCTCTGTCACAGGCTGCTTTGAGATTGAGCTCCAAAGCCACTGGGGACGGGCTCCCATCTAGTTCCATGCCAGACAAGAGGGACCAGCGGGCAGCCCGCATGCCAAATGCAGCACAGAGACATGTTCAACATGTTCGAACCACAGAGTGTTCTCTTTGTATTGATTTAAAACCCAGGAGATTTCATGCTAAAGTCCACACTTCCAGGCTCTCTGAAAACTTCAGTATGGCAGCGGCCTCCAGCCTGAATTCTCCTGGCGCAGCCATCAGGAGGTCCCAAGCAGGACAGCTGCGCTCTCTGGCTGGCCTCCACCCCACCTGGCCTAGCTCCCTCGGGTTCCCCTTGCCCACCTGGCCCTGAGTTGGCACTCCCATCTAAACGCCAGTCCCATGAGCTTCCATCTATCTTGGTGACAAATGCGAATTGGTCACTTGTCGCATGTGGGGTTGTTCCAGGCACCGGTGTCCTGAGAGCGAACAGCACACAAGCTGCTCCTCCCTGGGGAGCTCTAATCTGCTGGGGCAGaagagcaggggaggcagagggtggaAACATAATAAACATGATACATAAGTAacttataaagcattttaaaggaTGAGGAACCCTCTGAATAAACAGAGTAGGAAAAGGACACTCAGGGTAGAAGATAAAGGGAGAGGGGACTGGTAATGGAAGGGGTCGTGAAAGGCCTCCCTGGGGAAGCGATATTGAAGCaaagagcaggaagaagggaaggtaGAGCCATGTGGATATCTGGGGGAAGAGGACCCctgcagggggagcagaaggtcaAGGCCTGGCTTGGAggtgaggggagcctgggggcgTGGGGACAGTCTGGAGAACACGAACACGGCAGGCAGGGGGCTAGGAGGTGGGAGAGGTGACGGCCAGTCCGTATGTGCCGTCGGAGGACTCGGACTCGAGCGATCTCTCCCGAGCCATGGAGGTGGTGAGCAGAGAAGGCACGGGATCTGATTCACGTTCTCAGCATCCCTCTGGCTATGTGTGCGGAATAAACCGTAGGGACCAGGGATCCCGGGAGGGAGGTGCCTGCAGCTGTCCAGGCAAGAGAGGATGGTGGCTGGACCAAGGTGCGGGCAGCAGACAGAGGAGAAGTGGTTTGATTCTGGAATCGTTTTAAAGGAACAACCAAGGTGATTTCCTGAGGACTATGTGAGAGGTGTCAGAATGAGGCTGAGAATCCCATCCTGAGCAACTGGAAAGGTGGGATTACTAAGAAGGGAAAGCACTGGTGGGCGGGTGTGCAGGAGACACTAAGAACCGCAACAGGCTAAAGCTTAATTGCTtccacccccaaaaaagaaatgataactaTGTGACATGATGAAGGTGTTAGCTTAAGGCTACAGTGGTGATCTTATTGCAATATATAGATGTATCAGATCAACATGTGTACCTGACACCGACACAATatcatatgtcaattacatctcggtaatgataatttaaaaaaaaaaaaaaacagcagccCGGTTTGGGACATGATGAGTTTGAAATGCCTATCAGACACCCTAGGAGTGACATCCAGGAGGCAGTCCTTCTGGGGTCTGGAATCCGGGGGCGGCAGGTGTGGGCtggcgagagagagagatgaagaggggGGTCATTGCAGGGACCTCAAGCCCTTGGCCTGGCCACGCCCCCTTCCCCCCCCAGCTGGATGTGAGCCTCACTAGGGCGGGGTCAGGGCAAAGCACACCAGTCTGGCTGGTGGGACCACTGACCTCTGCCCCaacctcccccctctctcccaggGCCAGTGCTCGCAGATGTGCCACAACGTCTTCATCGTGGAGTCGGTGTGCGTGGGCTGGTTCTCCCTCGAGTTCCTCCTGCGGCTGATCCAGGCGCCCAGCAAGTTCGCCTTCCTGCGCAGCCCCCTGACGCTCATCGACATGGTGGCCATCCTGCCTTACTACATCACCCTGCTGGTGGACGGAGCGGCCGCGGGCCGCCGCAAGCCAGGCGCGGGCAACAGCTACCTGGACAAGGTAGGGCTGGTGCTGCGGGTCCTGCGGGCGCTGCGCATCCTCTATGTCATGCGTCTGGCCCGCCACTCCCTGGGGCTGCAGACACTGGGCCTCACCGCCCGCCGCTGCACCCGCGAGTTCGGGctcctgctgctcttcctctgcGTGGCCATCGCGCTCTTTGCGCCCCTCCTCTACGTCATCGAGAACGAGATGGCCGACAGCCCCGAGTTCACCAGCATCCCCGCCTGCTACTGGTGGGCCGTCATCACCATGACCACTGTGGGCTACGGGGACATGGTGCCCAGGAGCACGCCCGGCCAGGTGGTGGCGCTCAGCAGCATCCTCAGCGGCATCCTGCTCATGGCCTTCCCCGTGACCTCCATCTTCCACACCTTCTCGCGCTCCTACCTGGAGCTCAAGCAGGAGCAGGAGCGCGTGATGTTCCAGAGGGCCCAGTTCCTCATCAAGACCAAGTCGCAGCTGAGCACCATGTCCCACGACAGTGACATCTTGTTTGGAAGTGCCTCCTCGGATACCAGAGACAACAACTGAGCCCAGAGGACATGACCCGTCACCACCGCCACCGCCAGgagctgccctccctgccccctcccccagctctgcctgccctctgcggCTTGAAGCTATGGCCGTTGCTCCCAGACGACTTCGAAGGCACGTGCGGCTCCGAACGCAGCCCCGCATGGGACCGGCTGGAACCACACCCCAAGAAGGACGTCTGCAACAGCCACAGAGGGGTCCCCACCGCTCCACCTCCACAAGTGAAGCCGTAGTGGTTCAAGAGCCCAGCACACAGCTGTgttgccccccacccctcgccccgCCCCATATCGGTTCCCCCCAATAAGGAGATGGCTTTGTTCTTTCTACCATGTAAATAACATGCCCAGCAAAGACTTGCTTTGTGGGTCCACCCGGAGGAAAAAGGACAAATGACAACAGGAACGTGTGTGTTGAGTGTGGATCGTGTGCAATTAAAGAAAAccgatgaaaaagagaaaatgccttCCATGGGGCTCCGAAGAGGGGAAGCTGTTTGCCAGCAAAGCCAGCCCGCGGGGGTACTGGGACCACATCTGGCCTGTTTGCTTGGGTCGTTCAGGCCTGGTGGGGCCCAGTGGGGTTAGAGAACAGGGAGAGAACAGACACCTTTGGGGAAATTGTCAGTAAACACCGCGttactttctgcttttcttggattcctcccacctcctggtctctctttctccctctttccttctcttctgtcctcTGTTTGCTTCTTAGGTGCTTTAGGGTTCTCAGACTTTTCCCCCAAGGCACCCCAATGGTTCAGTGGACACCAAGGGGCCTGTCCGCATTGCCAACTACAGGGGTGAAATcacttcatttatcttttaaaaatactatggaTTTTCTTCTCTACTCCATATTCATtttaacattcttaaaaaaaaaaaaatgcgttaACTCACCTCCCTGGATATAAATCTAAATCTGGAGTGGGGTTGATGCTTTGGGAAGGTGGGTCATGGGCCCCTCGGCAGTCTGGGAACCACTGTCCGGGGCCCCCTAAGGCCTCCCTGTGCCCTCCAGAAGGCTCCCGAGCACCCTCCAAGCGCCCTCCTGGCTACAATCTGTTCCTGATGCACGTTAGAGACGGCCCCTACCCCcttcacccccaacccccgccagcCAACAGATTCACTCAGCCCGAGGGCTCCAGAGCCCTTCAGTGCTAGGACAAGGAGGCGGCTTCACCCCCAGAATGAACCACAGCCTGGCTTCACCCCCACGGGTACAGCAACATGGCTTTCTTTATCCCAAACCTGCTGCTGCCTTGGCCGTGACCCCTCCCTTGGGCCGTTAGCAGGAAGCGCGCTTTGACACAGATCTGACCATCTGACCTGGTGACCTGCGTCCACCTGGGGCCGCCCATGATATGGAGACTAAAACCCAGATGCCCTGAGGGACCTGGGCCCTGTCCTCCCCTCCAGCTTCATCCCGGCCTGTCTGCTATGCTCACTCCACGCAGCCACAGGGCCCTCCCGCTCTGCTGACACACCCAGCCCCTTCCCATCTCCGGCCTCACATCGGCAGatccctctacctggaatgcccttcccgaAGAACCCTCCACAGCtggcccttccctcccttccccggcCACCCCTCTAAAGAAGGCACAGCAGCCCCTCCGTCTAACTCCTCCTCCCCCGCTTCGTCTTCTTCATCGCCCTGTCGCCCTTCCAAGATGCCCCGTGTGTTCCCTGCCACTCGGTCACGGTCTGTCTCCTGCACAAGGTCAGTGCTACTCTCGCGCTGTGAGGCCCTACGGGGCAACGCCGCTCACTGCTGACTCCCAGCACCGAGCCCTGGGCCCGGCACCTAGTAGGTGCTTCCGAAATGTCTGGGGAGCAAATGAATGCGGGGAAACGGGAAAGAGGGCCAGAAAGCAGAAAGGCCTTCGAGCATGTCTTCTCTCGGTGTTGGGTGGGGAGGCCTGGCGATCTCAGCACCATGTACTGCGAGGCTAAGTGGAAATATCCTGTGAGTCACGAGGGCCTCGTTAAAGGCTCCCCTGACACCTGCTTCCCGTGACTCACACCTGAAAAGGAAGTTTTCCGACTAATTAGCTCTACCTTCCCCAGCCTGCTGGGTGTCACAGCAATTGGGCCCTACCATCATGGTAATAATACCTTAGATTTGTGGGATgacctttctttctccctcccaagTGGCTGTGAGAGGCAGGAGACAATTGAAAATGCTAAACAGAGAAACATGACAGAGGGCCGTATACAATGGAGCCCTTGAAAACTCAATGGAGTGGTAAAGCAAATACATTTCGAGGTGGAGGAGGGAGCCCCAAATGGGCCAGCACTGGCAGGGGAGCTGGGCCCCCCACACATGGAGGACAGAGTCTAGCACTGTccagaggaggagctggggtcATGGAAGGGTTGAGACTTCTGCACCCAAGACACCCAGACGTAGGCACCCTCCAGACCTCACCTGAGGGACTGAGGACCTCTAGACACCTGCACACCCAGAACGTGGCGTAGGGTCTTTGGCCCCAATTAAGAATTAAGAGGCCTTGGAACTCCTAACCAGCTGCTTCTAGGTCAAAAGGGACCAACTTAACGATGACCGCTTTTGCGGTTTTTTCTGGCAATGTGGAATCTGACGCAGAAAGCCCAGCTGGAAATCACATTGAAAAACAACCCCGCTCATTGAAGCGTGGGGGCAAATTCCTTGCCCCTGCCCTAATGGGGCTTCCCTTTTGACCCTGGTACAGGCAACAGAACCCATACAGCTGGGAAGGCGATGTGCGAGTCACGGCTCTAGGAGAAACAGCAAAGCAAGCCtttccaaatttgttttatttcttgagtcCCATGGTCATCCTCCATCTCTGATTTAGCTCTCGGTGCCTGCAGGACTCACTGCGGGGGGCTTGGGAGTGCAGATTTAACAGCCCGGATTCTCGAGCCCTACCCCTGAGCACGTTCAGGACTTCTCTCCTTGCACACAGAATGTATAGGGAAGCCAAAAAAAGACCCAGTAATCAAGATCAATCATATTTTAATGCAGcttttcttttcatcaaaattaggggcaccaggctggctcagtcagtggagcatgtgactcttgatctcagggttatgggtttgagccccacgttgggtgtagagattacttaaaaaaaataaaatctttaaaaaagaaaaaaaaatcaaaattaatgccCCAAATCCACAATGAACAAAATATCTGAATTTTAGGTAAAGATGGGCTCTGCCTTTGCACTCGCGTGATTCGGCCCCATGTGTTGCTCCCTCATTCTgatcctgccccaccccccaggcatACCCTGCAAGACCCCTCCAACTGGCCTAGGGCTAGTCATCCAAGAAGGGCAGGTGGGAGCCGTTAGCCAAACTGGCACCCACAGCTGCTGGGGCATGAGTGCCCATCCCACTGAGGGGGATGAGGGCAGGCACCAAGACCACCTCCCACCGCGGAACCAGAGCCGTGTGAACTGAAGGTGATAACTTCTGATGTTGGTAAGCACAGTTACCTGGCGAGGGGTGACTGGGACCAGGGAGTGGTGGAGAGAAGCCACTTAAGAAAGTCAAGGAAGGgggccgcctggctggctcagccagaggagcatgtgactctggatctctgggttgtgagttcgagttccacgttgggtatagaaatgacttaaataaataaagtggagggggaaaaaagagggccAGGGAAGGTCTCTCTGAGGAGGCGGCCTTGATCTGAGGGAGAGGTGTGGACAGCAATCCAAGCCGAGGGGACAGCCCAGGCAAAGGTTAAGAGGTGAGGAAGATGGAGACGTTGTCCAGTTGTCAGGGGAGCACGTGGGCATGGAAACTCATCCCTGCTGGGCACATCCTTCCTCCCAGGGAGAAAACAGATCTGCAAAGTGGACACTGAGCAAACATTTCCAGCGAACTTCCTCCGAAATAGTCTTTGTCACAGCAGATGGGGACAAGACaaccaaaaaaacagaactggacccagcccctgcctcagAGATGCTGATAGTCTGATGGAGGAAAAGGCCCGTGAGTAGACATTTCCAGACACGAGGAACGATGGGCGTGCGGGCACGGGGCTGTCGGAGCGTGGAGGAAGGTGTCAAAGAAAGCCTGGTTTCCACGCAGATTTCCATTTGCTAAAATGGCTTCACGTGTGTTTTCCTTCCGAAACCAATAAAGTGTTCCTCCTACCGCACgttctgtctctcccactctgtctcGGACCTCTCCCCATCCAGGCCTGTCAGCTTATAACGGGAATCTGTCCACTTGGGTCCCGCACTGGGGCAGCCCCCAGCCTCTCGGTCCCGGATTGTTGCCAGAGCCTCCCCCCTGGTCTCCctgctctcccacctcccctctgcacAGCCGCAGAGGAGCCCCATTACAACCCCAGTCAGATACCCTCCTCCTCCGCTCAGAGCACCACGCTTGCCACAACGTGGTGACAGCTCACCCACACACTCTCAGCCCTACCTCCCTGACCTGCTTCCATTGTCTCTCCTGTAAGCTCCGCCAACCTCTTCTCTAGTCCCGGAACAGACCAAAAACggtcctacctcagggcctttgcccttgctGTTCCTGCCACCAGGAAGGCTCTTCCTTAGGTCATATCCACTCGCTCCTTCTCTTCATTCAGttctctgctcaaatatcactTAAACAGGGGGACCTCATCTGACCTCTTCCCCCAGGCCTGTGGAAAGACCACATTCCCAGAACGCCGTCCcgtgtcttttattttctgtgttctgatACTTTGATAGCTGAGGACTTGCAGACCCTAGG encodes the following:
- the KCNG1 gene encoding potassium voltage-gated channel subfamily G member 1, which encodes MTLLPGDNSDYDYSALSCASDASFHPAFFPQGQSLKGVFYRRAQRLRPRPRPQDAPRQPGQPEDRRRQIIINVGGIKYSLPWTTLEEFPLTRLGQLKACTNFDDILNVCDDYDVTCNEFFFDRHPGAFGTILTFLRAGKLRLLREMCALSFQEELLYWGIAEDRLDGCCKRRYLQKIEEFADVVERDDDDEPLSSEDPDSEGPAQGEGRLGRCMRRLRDMVERPHSGLPGKVFACLSVLFVTVTAVNLSISTLPSLREEEEQGQCSQMCHNVFIVESVCVGWFSLEFLLRLIQAPSKFAFLRSPLTLIDMVAILPYYITLLVDGAAAGRRKPGAGNSYLDKVGLVLRVLRALRILYVMRLARHSLGLQTLGLTARRCTREFGLLLLFLCVAIALFAPLLYVIENEMADSPEFTSIPACYWWAVITMTTVGYGDMVPRSTPGQVVALSSILSGILLMAFPVTSIFHTFSRSYLELKQEQERVMFQRAQFLIKTKSQLSTMSHDSDILFGSASSDTRDNN